The following is a genomic window from Chitinophaga caseinilytica.
CGAGCAACATCGCCTGCTCGAAAAAACCTATAAAGCCTTCGTGCGCAGCGGCGCCAATCTCGATGCCGCCAAACAGGCCCGGATGCGCGAGATCAACAAGGAAACCTCGCTGTTGACCGTGAAATTCGGCCAGCACCTGCTCGCGGAAACCAACCAGTTCGAACTGATCGTCGACAACGAAGCCGACCTCGCCGGGCTCCCCACTTCCCTGAAAACCGCCGCCGCCATCAGCGCCAAAGAAGCCGGCAAGGAAGGGAAATGGCGCTTCACCCTCCACAACGCCAGCGTGATGCCGTTCCTGCAATATTCCGCCAACCGCCCCCTCCGCGAAAAAATGTACAAAGCGTACATCAACCGCTGCAACAATAACGACGAGCGCGACAACAAAGAAATCGTTGGTCAGCTGGCCGCACTCCGTGCCGAAAAAGCCGGTATGCTCGGCTACGCATCCCACGCCGATTTCGTGCTCGAAGAAAACATGGCCAAAACGCCCGCCCAGGCTAATGATCTCCTCAACCGCCTCTGGGAAGCCGCCCTGCCCGTAGCCAAAAACGAAGCCGCGGAAATGCAGCAGGTAATGGACCGCGAAGGCAAAGGCGAAAAGCTTGAAGCGTGGGACTGGTCTTACTACGCCGATAAAGTACGCAAGGAAAAATACAACTACGACGCCGAAGAACTGCGCCCGTATTTCCAGCTGGAGAATGTGCGGGAAGGGATTTTCTCCGTGGCCAAAAAGCTCTACGGCATTACGTTCACCCCATTGAAAGACATTCCCGTTTACCAGGAAGACGTAGTGGCGTATGAAGTGAAAGAAGCCAACGGCGACCATATCGGCGTGATCTATATGGACTTCTTCCCCCGCGGCTCCAAGCGCGGCGGCGCCTGGATGACCTCCTACCGCAAACAGGCCACCGAAAACGGGAAGCGCGTGGCACCTGTGGTTTCCATCGTCTGCAACTTCACCAAACCCACCGGCGACCAACCCGCATTGCTCACGCCCGACGAAGTGGAAACCTTCTTCCACGAGTTCGGCCACGCGCTGCACGGATTGTTGTCCAACGTGAAGTACGAAACCCTCAGTGGTACTTCCGTTCCCCGCGATTTCGTAGAGCTGCCTTCGCAGATCATGGAGCACTGGGCGTTTGAGCCGGAAGTGCTGAAGATGTACGCCAAACATTACAAAACCGGCGAACAACTGCCCGCATCCCTCGTGAAGAAAATGGACGACGCTTCCAAATTCAACCAGGGCTTCGTGACGGTAGAATACCTCGCCGCCTCGCTCCTCGACATGCAATACCATACCCTCGCCCCCGGCGCAAAGGTAGACCCCTTGCAATTCGAAAAGCAGCAGATGGACAAGCTGGGTCTCATCCCCCAGATCGCGCCGCGGTACCGCAGCACCTATTTCCAGCATATTTTCGCCGGCGGATATTCTGCAGGATATTACAGCTACATCTGGTCTGAAGTGCTCGACAGCGATGCGTTCGCAGCGTTCAAGGAAACAGGCAACATCTTCGACCCCGCCACCGCCAACTCGTTCCGGAAAAACGTGCTGGAAAAAGGGGGAACGGCCGAACCGATGGACCTTTACAAAGCGTTCAGGATGCGCGCGCCGGAGGTGAAATTCCTCCTCAAAAACCGTGGATTAGAGAAATAATACATACACCTTAAAGGCCGGAGCGGATCTCCAGCCTTTTTTCATGTTGTAACTTATAGTGGCCAAACGTTTACGCATATTGGATTTAACCGCCTTTTCGTTACATTTGCTGATACTAAAAGACAAAAACCCGTCCTGACGATGAAGCAAAAAATTAGCTGCCTTTTGATTGATGATGACAGGGACGATCAGGAAATTTTTAAAATCGCCTTGCAGGATGTGAACGACGAAGTGC
Proteins encoded in this region:
- a CDS encoding M3 family metallopeptidase, producing MTTGPSAMAQAPAATNPFLLEFNTTFKVPPFAEIRAEHFMPAFEEGIRQQQQRIGAITMQRSVPTFENTVAALEKSGDLLRNVSTVFFNLTSANTNPDLEGISRQIAPKMAQNSDDIYLNPALFNRVKTVYEKRNALKLTPEQHRLLEKTYKAFVRSGANLDAAKQARMREINKETSLLTVKFGQHLLAETNQFELIVDNEADLAGLPTSLKTAAAISAKEAGKEGKWRFTLHNASVMPFLQYSANRPLREKMYKAYINRCNNNDERDNKEIVGQLAALRAEKAGMLGYASHADFVLEENMAKTPAQANDLLNRLWEAALPVAKNEAAEMQQVMDREGKGEKLEAWDWSYYADKVRKEKYNYDAEELRPYFQLENVREGIFSVAKKLYGITFTPLKDIPVYQEDVVAYEVKEANGDHIGVIYMDFFPRGSKRGGAWMTSYRKQATENGKRVAPVVSIVCNFTKPTGDQPALLTPDEVETFFHEFGHALHGLLSNVKYETLSGTSVPRDFVELPSQIMEHWAFEPEVLKMYAKHYKTGEQLPASLVKKMDDASKFNQGFVTVEYLAASLLDMQYHTLAPGAKVDPLQFEKQQMDKLGLIPQIAPRYRSTYFQHIFAGGYSAGYYSYIWSEVLDSDAFAAFKETGNIFDPATANSFRKNVLEKGGTAEPMDLYKAFRMRAPEVKFLLKNRGLEK